Below is a window of Cytophagaceae bacterium DNA.
ATGCTTACCTCTAAAAAAGTATTTATCCATCCATTAGAATATGTAAAAACTAGTAATGACGCCGGAGTTAAGCTTATTACTTTAGATTTAAGACCTGCAGCTCAATACAATGCATTTCACCTTTATGGTTCAGTAAATGCCAAAATGGATGACGTATTGGATACAAAATTTGTAACCCCATATACCCAATTACCGGTAAACGGAGTACTTATTTTAATTGCCGAAAATGATTCGATAGCAGTGCAGGCATGGAAATACCTAAAAGTTCAGGGCATTGAGAATCTGTATATTATGGAAAATGGCTTACAAAACTGGAACAGTCTCTTTGCCGATAAAAAAGTTCATGAAGAACACATAAACCTTTCTTCACCTCCGGTGGAAGTATTAAAACTGTTTAAAAAAGACGCATTTGTACCAAAACTGAAAATTGGCACCAAAAAACGTTCCGGAGGGCTTTGTGGCTAAAATATTAATAACCTTATGAAAGTATTAACTTCAACAATTAAGAATTTTATCAATGTGCTGGTCATTGTATCATTTACATCAGTGGCAATTGCACAAACAGCAAAAACTGTAGCTCCGTCAAACACGGAGTGCATTTCATGCCATAAGGATAATATTTCAACACATGCATACAATAGCTCGGTACACCAAACATTAAAGTGTACAGCCTGTCATGTAAAAGCCGATGCAGCTCACCAAATGCCCAAAGCTAAATCTGGCAAAAAGGCTTGTGTAGTGTCGTATAAGCCGATGAATTGCAGTAGTTGTCATGCCAACATCGCCAAGGAACATCAGAGTAGCATTCACAATTCAACCAGGTTAAAAGTAGGTTGTGCAAAATGTCACGATGATATTCATACAATCAAATCGATTAAAAACGATAAAATAGCTGCCGCAAAACTATGTAATCAATGCCATGAGAAGGAAAATGACTATTTCAGCTCTACTCACTTTAAAGCTCTGAAACGCGGAAGTAAAGATGCAGCTACCTGTACAGACTGTCACGGGCTCCATGCCATCAAAAAAATTGATAATGTAGCTCAAGGTCGTACTTTCCACACTCAGGCTTGTTTAAAATGCCATGGTGATGCCAAGATTATGTCAAAAAGCCATGTGACCTCTATTGCACCTGAAACTTATTTCCAAAGCTATCATGGTAAAAATATAAGATTGGGTTATCCGGAACGCGTTGCAGGTTGTGCCGACTGCCATGGCTCACATAAGATTCTACCTGAAAAAGACAAGAATTCGATGGTTAATCATGCCAATTTGACCCAAACGTGTAAAGCATGCCATACAAATGCAAGTGCAGGTTTTGCCAAATTTATACCTCATGCTGAGCCTACCAATAAAGAAAAATATCCGTCTTTATTTTGGGTAACTTTGTTTATGAATGGTCTGATGGGTGTAACCTTTATATTTTTCTGGGTACATTCTTTACTTTGGGCATTCAGGGGGTATGTTGAAAAGAAACAAAATCAAAATGAAGAATTCTTCGCTCCTGCCAAAGCTAAGGGTGAGAAAAAAGAGAAAATTAAAAATAAAGTATATCGAAGATTCAGACCGGTACATATTATTCTGCACCTGTTTGTAATATCTAGTTTTCTTGGATTGGCCATTACCGGACTTCCTCTGAAATTTAACGATACCTCATGGGGCAAAACATTTATGGATCTCATTGGTGGAGTGGTTACTGCGGGTATTATCCACCGGGTGAGTGCTATCATTACTTTTGGTTACTTTGTGGTCACATTGGCGATGAGTATTCGTTTTCTGTTTTCAAAAGATCATCCTGAAGAAACAATTTGGCAACGTTTGTTTGGTCCTGATTCCTTGTTCCCTAATATGAAGGATGCCAGAGATATGAAGGCAATGTTTAAATGGTTCTTCTTCCGTGGGCCTAAACCAACTTTTGACAGATGGACTTATTGGGAAAAATTTGACTTCCTTGCAGTATTCTGGGGAGTTGCGGTCATCGGTTCAAGTGGTTTGATTTTATGGTTCCCTGAGTTCTTTGGTACGTTTATGCCGGGATGGATGTTTAATATTGCCACCATCATACATTCCGATGAAGCCTTACTTGCCATAGGATTCATATTTACCATTCACTTTTTCAATACACACCTGAGAGTTGAAAAATTCCCAATGGATTTTGTCATCTTTAATGGTCAGATTACCGAAGAAGAAATGGTTCACGAGCGTAAGGAGCAATGGGAACGCTATAAAAAACAAGGTGTTACTAAAGAATACGAAGTAAATAAACCGGTATCGCTTTGGGTCGAAATAGCATTGAGATTGTTTGGTCTGGTGGCAGTAGTTACCGGCACCATACTCGCTATGTTAATTATTTATACTTTCTTCCAGGGAGGTGGACACTAATCTGAAATTTTAAGAAAGAACATATCTTAAAAACATAAATCTCAACAGAAGTTTTATTTCTGTTGAGATTTTTTTTTATCCGTAAATTCTCTGGATTTTCCGGGTATTAATTAGTCAAAATGAATTTAACTCAATTATCTCAATAGGCCATGGACTGCAATAATATTTGGCATTATATTCATCGCCACTCTCAATCAAAGTTTTCTCGATACCTATTCCTTAGGTTGTTATGACTATTTCACCAAACCATACGATAGACCGTTTATTTCGTCATCATTCCTATTCAGATATTTGGGTTAAAAGCATATAGTTATAATCTTATTAGGATAAACTCAAAAGGATAGAGATAGATTAAAAGAATTTGGTTCAGAAGAAATCTTTTGAAATAAAAGAACATCAAATTACTTAAACAATAGATATCTCTCACTCCAGAATGAAAAAGTAAGGGCACCGTTTAAAGTTTATAAAAAATACTTTGGCTTCAGTAATCTCTTTTTTTTCTAAAGATAAAATATTCAAAATTATTTAGCTGGCT
It encodes the following:
- a CDS encoding cytochrome C, producing MKVLTSTIKNFINVLVIVSFTSVAIAQTAKTVAPSNTECISCHKDNISTHAYNSSVHQTLKCTACHVKADAAHQMPKAKSGKKACVVSYKPMNCSSCHANIAKEHQSSIHNSTRLKVGCAKCHDDIHTIKSIKNDKIAAAKLCNQCHEKENDYFSSTHFKALKRGSKDAATCTDCHGLHAIKKIDNVAQGRTFHTQACLKCHGDAKIMSKSHVTSIAPETYFQSYHGKNIRLGYPERVAGCADCHGSHKILPEKDKNSMVNHANLTQTCKACHTNASAGFAKFIPHAEPTNKEKYPSLFWVTLFMNGLMGVTFIFFWVHSLLWAFRGYVEKKQNQNEEFFAPAKAKGEKKEKIKNKVYRRFRPVHIILHLFVISSFLGLAITGLPLKFNDTSWGKTFMDLIGGVVTAGIIHRVSAIITFGYFVVTLAMSIRFLFSKDHPEETIWQRLFGPDSLFPNMKDARDMKAMFKWFFFRGPKPTFDRWTYWEKFDFLAVFWGVAVIGSSGLILWFPEFFGTFMPGWMFNIATIIHSDEALLAIGFIFTIHFFNTHLRVEKFPMDFVIFNGQITEEEMVHERKEQWERYKKQGVTKEYEVNKPVSLWVEIALRLFGLVAVVTGTILAMLIIYTFFQGGGH